From the genome of Mycobacterium dioxanotrophicus, one region includes:
- a CDS encoding flavodoxin family protein, whose amino-acid sequence MSRLLIIHHTPSPHCQEMFEAVVAGATDPEIEGVEVVSRPALMVSPVEMLEADGYVLGTPANLGYVSGALKHAFDQSYYQLLDSTRGRPFGVYLHGNEGTEGAERAIDGITAGLGWVKAAETVVVMGKPTKADVEACWNLGATVAATLMNES is encoded by the coding sequence GTGTCGCGCTTGCTGATCATCCACCACACGCCGTCACCGCACTGCCAGGAGATGTTCGAGGCGGTCGTGGCCGGGGCGACCGACCCCGAGATCGAGGGTGTCGAGGTCGTGAGCCGACCGGCGCTCATGGTGTCGCCGGTCGAGATGCTGGAAGCCGACGGCTACGTGTTGGGCACGCCCGCGAACCTCGGGTACGTCTCGGGTGCTCTCAAGCACGCGTTCGACCAGAGCTACTACCAACTGCTCGACTCGACCCGAGGGCGACCGTTCGGTGTCTACCTCCACGGCAACGAGGGCACCGAGGGAGCCGAACGCGCCATCGACGGCATCACCGCCGGTCTCGGCTGGGTGAAGGCGGCGGAGACGGTCGTGGTGATGGGCAAACCGACTAAGGCCGACGTCGAGGCGTGCTGGAACCTCGGCGCAACGGTCGCCGCGACGTTGATGAACGAGTCGTAA
- a CDS encoding DUF4238 domain-containing protein: MVSHRWTSDAEIAESKRQTIEGGVGKRHHYVPQMYLRRWANGDGNIRLTKTDSGGSHIQPPEDVAKRTNLYTITADDLEPDFPSRWLEKHMSRIESDAAGWLRALDDLTAGRMTDRDLIANLAVFVALQDQRTLAKHDRELRIEDALNRFGRAEILSPLLPFVCQLYRIPYSPHRHGAILQQFLNRPLISAERKPRALESTIGVWRNQAVPHFSTQRTWWLVDSASLFLTCDEPVVYLGGSVAPRWRTLGWATSPIALFPVDPHRLVVLTNAGHDLHPPFELDAEEAAQVNFEIVAASNEVCFEQPDTNIAASIRVPQWPDRDPASASTFMEAVLPPSRWKEGEGPPWAVSRWHQ, translated from the coding sequence GTGGTGAGTCACCGGTGGACGTCTGACGCCGAGATCGCGGAGTCCAAGCGGCAGACGATCGAAGGTGGTGTCGGCAAGCGCCATCACTATGTCCCGCAGATGTACCTACGCCGATGGGCAAACGGAGACGGCAACATTCGGCTGACGAAGACGGACAGCGGCGGCAGTCACATTCAACCGCCGGAGGACGTCGCGAAACGGACCAATCTCTACACAATCACAGCCGACGATCTGGAGCCAGACTTCCCAAGTCGTTGGCTCGAAAAGCACATGTCACGGATAGAGAGTGACGCCGCCGGGTGGCTTCGGGCGCTTGATGACCTCACTGCCGGTCGTATGACTGACCGCGATCTGATCGCGAATCTGGCCGTCTTTGTGGCGCTGCAAGACCAGCGGACGCTCGCAAAGCACGATCGCGAACTGCGCATCGAGGACGCGCTCAATCGTTTTGGGCGCGCCGAGATTCTCAGTCCCTTATTGCCTTTCGTCTGTCAGCTCTACCGGATTCCCTATTCGCCGCACCGTCACGGTGCGATCTTGCAGCAGTTTCTCAACCGGCCATTGATCAGCGCGGAACGTAAGCCCCGCGCCCTTGAGAGCACCATCGGCGTGTGGCGGAATCAAGCCGTTCCACATTTTTCGACGCAACGGACATGGTGGCTGGTTGACAGTGCGTCTCTGTTCCTCACGTGTGATGAGCCTGTGGTCTATCTCGGAGGCTCTGTCGCGCCGCGCTGGCGCACTTTGGGTTGGGCCACTTCGCCGATCGCTCTATTTCCAGTTGATCCGCACCGTCTCGTGGTACTCACGAATGCTGGCCACGATCTCCACCCGCCATTCGAACTGGACGCCGAGGAGGCGGCGCAGGTGAATTTCGAGATCGTTGCGGCGTCGAACGAAGTTTGCTTCGAGCAGCCGGATACCAACATCGCCGCGTCGATCCGAGTCCCGCAGTGGCCAGACAGAGACCCCGCTTCGGCAAGTACGTTCATGGAAGCCGTGCTGCCTCCATCTCGATGGAAAGAGGGAGAGGGGCCGCCGTGGGCGGTTTCCCGGTGGCATCAGTAG
- the dapB gene encoding 4-hydroxy-tetrahydrodipicolinate reductase, with the protein MRVGVLGAKGKVGAAMVLGVERAEDLTFSVGVDVGDSLSLFTDSDTDVVIDFTHPDVVMDNLKFLIDNGIHAVVGTTGFTAERIAQVQAWLKDKPEVAVLIAPNFAIGAVLCMQFAKQAAKFFDSVEVIELHHPHKADAPSGTAARTAELIAEARKGLPPNPDATSTGLEGARGADVNGVPVHSVRLAGLVAHQEVLFGTAGETLTIRHDSLDRASFVPGVLLAVRNVQQRPGLTIGIEPLLDLS; encoded by the coding sequence ATGCGTGTTGGAGTTCTGGGTGCAAAGGGAAAAGTCGGCGCGGCGATGGTGCTGGGGGTGGAACGCGCTGAGGATCTGACGTTCTCGGTCGGCGTCGACGTCGGCGATTCACTGAGTCTTTTCACTGATTCCGATACCGATGTGGTCATCGACTTCACTCATCCCGACGTGGTGATGGACAATCTGAAGTTCTTGATCGACAACGGGATTCACGCGGTCGTCGGCACCACCGGCTTCACGGCCGAGCGGATTGCCCAGGTTCAGGCCTGGCTCAAGGACAAGCCCGAGGTCGCGGTGCTCATCGCGCCGAATTTCGCGATCGGCGCGGTCCTGTGCATGCAGTTCGCCAAGCAGGCCGCGAAGTTCTTCGACTCGGTCGAGGTCATCGAGTTGCACCATCCGCACAAGGCTGATGCCCCTTCGGGGACCGCGGCGCGCACCGCCGAGCTGATCGCCGAGGCGCGAAAAGGATTGCCGCCCAACCCCGATGCCACCAGCACGGGCCTTGAGGGTGCACGCGGTGCCGACGTCAACGGCGTCCCGGTGCACTCGGTGCGGCTCGCCGGTCTGGTCGCGCACCAGGAGGTGCTGTTCGGGACGGCGGGGGAGACGCTGACCATCCGGCACGACAGCCTGGATCGCGCATCGTTCGTCCCCGGCGTGTTGTTGGCGGTACGCAACGTGCAGCAGCGGCCTGGGCTCACCATCGGCATTGAGCCACTGCTCGACCTCTCGTGA
- a CDS encoding HNH endonuclease signature motif containing protein: MEEQVAAALAALRTAVEGVRELPFGSLSPAELLDVCSGIQDAHNLLPTAEHAAITALAEQTTPAQIGTKSWPEALRIRLRISHKEARRRFRDAINLGPRHTLTGEPVPARRAATAAAQAGGWLTQDHIEELETFFAHCPGWVDAQRRQQMEEKLVAVAASNCPDVLHHAIAEALYLLNQDGEEPIEDLAARSRGIVLGPQEPDGTRTIRGRVTAELGATLDAITGKWAAPGMCNPDDPTPCTSGTPSQEQIDTDTRTARQRTHDALLTLGRHALMSGELGQHNGLPVSIVVTTTLQELQAGAGIAVTATGTKLPIGDLIRLAAHAHHYLAVFDTHANVPLYLGRTKRLATPGQRLMLFARDRGCTCPGCTAAGNRSQAHHATQDFAHGGLTDITDLTLGCGPHQRLVGPGKWTTHINTNGRCEWIPPALLDTGQSRINTYHHPQHYFTDNQDDDETDCPTP; the protein is encoded by the coding sequence ATGGAGGAGCAGGTCGCCGCCGCGCTCGCCGCGTTACGCACCGCGGTCGAGGGGGTGCGGGAGCTGCCGTTCGGGTCACTGTCACCGGCCGAGCTTCTCGACGTGTGCTCGGGAATCCAGGATGCACACAACCTGCTGCCCACCGCCGAGCATGCCGCCATCACCGCCCTGGCCGAGCAGACCACCCCCGCGCAGATCGGGACGAAATCCTGGCCCGAAGCCCTGCGCATCCGGCTACGCATCTCCCACAAGGAGGCCCGCCGCCGCTTCCGCGACGCGATCAACCTCGGACCACGGCACACCCTGACCGGCGAACCCGTCCCGGCACGCCGAGCCGCCACCGCCGCCGCCCAAGCCGGCGGCTGGCTGACCCAGGACCACATCGAGGAATTGGAGACGTTCTTCGCCCACTGCCCCGGCTGGGTCGATGCCCAGCGCCGGCAGCAGATGGAGGAAAAACTGGTCGCCGTCGCCGCGAGCAACTGCCCCGATGTGCTGCACCACGCCATCGCCGAAGCGTTGTACCTGCTCAACCAGGACGGCGAGGAACCCATCGAGGACCTGGCCGCCCGCTCCCGCGGCATCGTGCTGGGCCCCCAGGAACCCGACGGCACCCGCACCATCCGCGGCCGGGTCACCGCCGAGCTGGGCGCCACCCTCGACGCCATCACCGGCAAATGGGCCGCCCCAGGCATGTGCAACCCCGACGACCCGACCCCGTGTACCTCTGGCACCCCCAGCCAAGAACAGATCGACACCGACACCCGCACCGCCCGGCAACGCACCCACGACGCCCTGCTCACCCTGGGCCGCCACGCACTGATGTCCGGCGAACTCGGTCAGCACAACGGGCTACCGGTGTCCATCGTGGTCACCACCACCCTGCAGGAACTCCAAGCCGGCGCCGGGATAGCGGTCACCGCCACCGGCACCAAACTGCCCATCGGCGACCTCATCCGGCTCGCCGCGCATGCCCATCACTACCTGGCCGTGTTCGACACACATGCCAACGTGCCGCTCTACCTGGGCCGCACCAAACGCCTCGCCACACCAGGGCAACGGTTGATGCTGTTCGCCCGCGACCGTGGCTGCACCTGCCCGGGCTGCACCGCCGCGGGCAACCGCAGCCAGGCCCACCACGCCACCCAAGACTTCGCCCACGGCGGCCTGACCGACATCACCGACCTCACCCTGGGCTGCGGGCCCCATCAACGCCTCGTCGGCCCCGGCAAATGGACCACCCACATCAACACCAACGGCCGCTGCGAATGGATCCCACCGGCCCTGCTCGACACCGGCCAATCCCGCATCAACACCTACCACCACCCCCAGCACTACTTCACCGACAACCAAGACGACGACGAAACAGACTGTCCCACACCGTGA
- a CDS encoding HTH-type transcriptional regulator AldR has product MKIRYCGEVIEESANVTTATARSSKDVRQSGLDEVDRRILLALHADARISNSALADAVGIAASTCHGRVRRLQDIGVIRGFYTDIDPAAVGLGLQAMISVSLQSNARGKIRSFIAQIRKRPQVMDVYFLAGGDDFILHVAARDTDDLRAFVVENLNADADVAGTQTSLIFEHLRGASPL; this is encoded by the coding sequence ATGAAGATTCGTTACTGTGGTGAAGTGATTGAAGAATCGGCGAATGTGACCACGGCTACAGCCCGCTCATCGAAGGATGTTCGGCAGTCCGGCCTCGACGAGGTGGATCGGCGGATCCTGCTGGCTCTGCATGCCGACGCGCGGATCTCCAACAGCGCATTGGCTGACGCCGTCGGGATCGCTGCGTCGACCTGTCACGGCCGCGTGCGGCGGCTCCAAGACATCGGCGTCATCCGCGGCTTCTACACCGACATCGACCCGGCGGCAGTGGGTCTGGGCCTCCAGGCCATGATCTCGGTCAGCCTTCAGTCGAACGCCCGGGGAAAGATCCGCAGCTTCATCGCGCAGATCCGCAAACGCCCGCAGGTGATGGACGTCTACTTCCTGGCCGGCGGTGACGACTTCATCCTGCACGTCGCCGCACGCGACACTGATGATCTGCGGGCGTTCGTGGTCGAGAACCTCAATGCCGACGCGGATGTGGCGGGGACGCAAACGTCGTTGATCTTCGAGCATCTGCGCGGTGCGTCACCGCTGTAA
- the ald gene encoding alanine dehydrogenase produces the protein MLVGIPTEIKNNEFRVAITPAGVSELTRRGHDVIIQAGAGEGSAISDNDFKAAGAEIVATADQVWAEAELLLKVKEPIEAEYARMRKDQTLFTYLHLAASRPCTDALLASGTTSIAYETVQTVDGALPLLAPMSEVAGRLSAQVGAYHLMRSHGGRGVLMGGVPGVAPAEVVVIGGGVAGYNAARIAKGMGAHVTVFDLNVNTLRKIDNETNAGIETRYSSSLELEEAVKKADLVIGAVLIPGAKAPKLVTNSTVAHMKSGAVLVDIAIDQGGCFEDSRPTTHDDPTFAVHDTVFYCVANMPGAVPRTSTFALTNATMPYVLKLADKGWRAACASDAALAKGLSTHEGALLSEQVASDLGLPFTDPATLL, from the coding sequence ATGCTCGTCGGTATCCCGACCGAGATCAAGAACAACGAGTTCCGCGTCGCCATCACCCCGGCCGGCGTCTCCGAACTGACCCGCCGCGGCCACGACGTGATCATCCAGGCCGGCGCCGGTGAGGGTTCGGCCATCTCAGACAACGACTTCAAGGCCGCCGGCGCCGAGATCGTCGCTACCGCCGACCAGGTTTGGGCCGAGGCCGAGCTGCTGCTCAAGGTCAAGGAGCCCATCGAGGCCGAGTACGCCCGCATGCGCAAGGACCAGACCCTCTTCACCTACCTGCACCTGGCGGCCTCCAGGCCGTGCACCGATGCGTTGCTGGCCTCGGGCACCACTTCCATCGCCTACGAGACCGTGCAGACTGTTGACGGCGCCCTGCCGCTGCTGGCCCCGATGAGCGAGGTCGCCGGCCGCCTGTCCGCACAGGTCGGCGCCTACCACCTGATGCGCAGCCACGGTGGCCGCGGCGTGCTCATGGGCGGCGTCCCCGGTGTCGCACCGGCCGAGGTCGTCGTCATCGGCGGTGGCGTCGCGGGCTACAACGCCGCCCGCATCGCCAAGGGCATGGGCGCTCATGTCACGGTGTTCGACCTCAACGTCAACACGCTCCGCAAGATCGACAACGAGACCAATGCCGGCATCGAAACCCGCTACTCGTCGAGCCTGGAGCTCGAGGAGGCCGTCAAGAAGGCCGACCTGGTGATCGGCGCGGTGCTGATCCCCGGCGCGAAGGCCCCCAAGCTGGTCACGAATTCGACTGTGGCCCACATGAAGTCGGGCGCGGTCCTGGTGGACATCGCCATCGACCAGGGCGGCTGCTTCGAGGACTCGCGCCCCACCACCCACGACGATCCCACCTTCGCCGTGCACGACACCGTGTTCTACTGCGTGGCCAACATGCCGGGCGCGGTGCCGCGTACCTCCACGTTCGCACTGACCAACGCCACCATGCCCTACGTGCTGAAGCTGGCCGACAAGGGTTGGCGGGCGGCCTGCGCGAGCGACGCGGCGCTGGCCAAGGGCCTGTCCACCCACGAGGGTGCTCTGCTGTCCGAGCAGGTCGCCTCCGACCTCGGGCTGCCGTTCACCGATCCGGCAACCCTGCTCTGA
- a CDS encoding DUF4334 domain-containing protein, with amino-acid sequence MLLQELLPSVPTTTDEALQVFDAAAAVDPAFMIGTWHGAEIPTGHPMDGLLAASGWWGKRFVDAETVHPLLFPTTNGKALWALNPALAFGGLGLTAKLPAKLSAPRTLPVSGAIAALRPVLQTRAAKARLRTTRYRGTDTATMIYDQLPINDVFRRLSDDAVIGAMDLRGSRRPYFFALYRDNSLPLV; translated from the coding sequence ATGCTGCTGCAGGAACTGTTGCCCAGCGTCCCGACGACCACCGATGAAGCTCTGCAGGTCTTCGACGCGGCCGCGGCCGTCGATCCGGCCTTCATGATCGGCACGTGGCATGGCGCCGAAATCCCAACCGGACACCCCATGGACGGCCTCCTTGCCGCCAGCGGTTGGTGGGGCAAGCGATTCGTCGACGCCGAGACCGTTCACCCGCTGCTATTCCCGACGACGAACGGCAAGGCACTGTGGGCGTTGAATCCGGCGTTGGCATTCGGCGGCCTTGGCCTCACTGCGAAACTGCCCGCGAAATTGTCGGCGCCTCGCACCTTGCCGGTGTCCGGTGCGATAGCCGCGCTGCGCCCGGTGCTGCAGACCCGCGCAGCCAAGGCCCGGCTGCGCACCACCCGATACCGCGGCACCGATACCGCGACCATGATCTACGACCAGCTGCCCATCAACGACGTGTTCCGCAGACTGTCCGACGATGCGGTGATCGGCGCGATGGACCTGCGAGGATCGCGCCGGCCCTACTTCTTCGCTCTGTACCGCGACAACTCGCTGCCGCTCGTCTGA
- a CDS encoding Hsp20/alpha crystallin family protein: MVNLPVAHQPRPFLPELSEFFAGITPFASLRPIFERNLMRIEDEVTEEHYELRAEIPGIDPATDVHITVTDGQLTVKAERTERVDINSRSEFSYGSFLRTVTLPAGADEEAITASYDRGILTVRVPLSQNPSGARQIAIQDVEDQVAEIAPAAGEFHGE; the protein is encoded by the coding sequence GTGGTTAATCTGCCCGTCGCACACCAGCCCCGCCCCTTCCTGCCTGAGCTCTCGGAGTTCTTCGCCGGCATCACCCCGTTCGCCAGCCTGCGGCCGATCTTCGAGCGCAACCTGATGCGCATCGAGGACGAGGTCACCGAAGAGCACTACGAGTTGCGGGCCGAGATCCCCGGCATCGATCCCGCCACCGACGTCCACATCACCGTCACCGACGGCCAGCTGACGGTCAAGGCCGAGCGCACCGAGCGGGTCGACATCAACTCGCGCTCCGAGTTCTCCTACGGTTCGTTCCTGCGCACCGTGACCCTGCCTGCCGGCGCGGACGAGGAGGCGATCACCGCCAGCTACGACCGGGGCATCCTGACCGTGCGGGTTCCGCTCTCACAGAACCCGTCGGGCGCCCGGCAGATCGCCATCCAGGACGTCGAGGATCAGGTCGCCGAAATCGCTCCTGCCGCAGGCGAATTCCACGGCGAGTAA
- the bla gene encoding class A beta-lactamase, protein MTGLSRRNVLIGSLAAVAVAGIAAPVASAAPPDDQIAGLEKRNNALIGVFAANLDSDRTVAHRADETFAVCSTFKGYAAGRVLQLVDRGQLALDTRIFIDPSAIVANSPVTEERTGADMSIGELCQAALQHSDNTAGNLLLKMIDGPPGITAFARSIGDDRTRLDRWETALNSAIPGDPRDTSTPAALGAGYRALLAGDVLSPPQRQQLEDWMRGNETSSLRAGLPAGWTSADKTGSGDYGSTNDVGLAYGPDGQRLLLAVMTRSRADDPKAVNLRPLIGELTALLVPALL, encoded by the coding sequence ATGACTGGACTCTCGCGGCGCAACGTACTGATCGGATCGCTGGCGGCGGTGGCTGTGGCCGGCATCGCGGCACCGGTGGCCTCGGCAGCGCCGCCGGACGACCAGATTGCCGGCCTTGAGAAGCGCAACAACGCGTTGATCGGCGTGTTCGCCGCCAATCTGGATTCGGATCGCACGGTGGCCCACCGGGCTGACGAGACGTTCGCGGTGTGTTCGACGTTCAAGGGCTACGCTGCCGGTCGCGTGCTGCAACTCGTCGACCGAGGACAGTTGGCGCTGGACACCCGGATCTTCATCGATCCGAGCGCCATTGTCGCCAACTCTCCGGTGACCGAAGAGCGGACTGGCGCCGACATGTCGATCGGCGAACTGTGTCAGGCCGCACTGCAGCACAGTGACAACACGGCGGGCAATCTGCTGCTGAAGATGATCGACGGGCCACCGGGTATCACGGCGTTCGCTCGCAGCATCGGTGACGATCGCACCCGCCTGGACCGTTGGGAAACGGCCTTGAACTCGGCCATCCCGGGCGACCCGCGGGACACCTCGACTCCCGCGGCTCTCGGCGCCGGATATCGCGCACTGTTGGCTGGCGACGTGCTGAGCCCGCCGCAGCGTCAGCAGCTCGAAGACTGGATGCGGGGCAATGAGACGTCGAGCCTGCGGGCCGGGTTGCCCGCCGGCTGGACGAGTGCCGACAAGACCGGCAGCGGTGATTACGGGAGCACCAACGACGTCGGTCTCGCCTACGGCCCGGACGGTCAGCGGCTGCTGCTCGCGGTGATGACACGGTCGCGGGCTGACGACCCGAAGGCCGTCAACCTGCGACCGCTCATCGGCGAGCTGACGGCACTGCTCGTGCCGGCGTTGCTCTGA
- a CDS encoding M16 family metallopeptidase, giving the protein MPRPPKPDRKASTLDTSQVRRTTLPGGLRVVTEYIPSVRSASVGVWVGVGSRDEGRSVAGAAHFLEHLLFKATPSRSAVQIAQAVDAVGGELNAFTAREHTCYYAHVLDTDLELAVDLVADVVLRGRCAADDVEVERDVVLEEIAMRDDDPEDTLGDVFLTAMFGDHPVGRPVIGSVESITEMTRAQLHSFHIRRYTPDRMVVAVAGNVDHDVVVALVKEHFGPKLVSGRDAIPPRKGAGRVTGRPVLELIERDGEQTHLSMGVRTPGRHWEHRWALSVLNTALGGGLSSRLFQQIRESRGLAYSVYSTVDTFSDSGAFSVYAGCQPERFDEVVRVTTDVLETVARDGITADECRIAKGSLRGGLVLGLEDSASRMHRIGRSELNYGEHRSLEHTLAQIEAVTLDEVNAVARRLLTREYGAAVLGPSELALPQRLQAIAG; this is encoded by the coding sequence ATGCCGCGCCCGCCGAAGCCTGATCGCAAGGCGTCGACACTGGATACCTCGCAGGTCCGCCGGACCACGTTGCCCGGCGGACTGCGGGTGGTCACGGAGTACATCCCGTCGGTGCGTTCCGCATCCGTCGGGGTGTGGGTTGGTGTCGGTTCCCGCGACGAAGGTCGTAGCGTCGCGGGTGCCGCCCACTTCCTGGAGCACCTGCTGTTCAAGGCGACGCCGTCGCGGAGCGCGGTACAGATCGCGCAGGCCGTCGATGCCGTCGGCGGTGAGCTGAACGCATTCACCGCACGCGAGCACACCTGCTATTACGCACACGTGCTCGACACCGACCTCGAATTGGCGGTCGACCTCGTCGCGGACGTGGTGTTGCGTGGCCGCTGTGCTGCCGACGATGTCGAAGTCGAGCGCGACGTGGTGCTCGAAGAGATCGCCATGCGCGACGACGACCCCGAGGACACCTTGGGTGATGTCTTCCTGACGGCGATGTTCGGCGACCACCCGGTGGGACGACCGGTGATCGGCAGCGTCGAGTCCATCACGGAAATGACTCGGGCGCAGTTGCATTCGTTTCACATTCGGCGCTACACCCCCGACCGCATGGTGGTGGCGGTCGCCGGCAACGTCGACCATGACGTGGTGGTGGCGCTGGTCAAGGAACATTTCGGCCCGAAGCTGGTGTCCGGCCGCGACGCGATCCCGCCGCGTAAGGGTGCGGGTCGGGTCACCGGGCGTCCGGTGCTGGAGTTGATCGAACGCGACGGCGAGCAGACCCATCTGTCGATGGGTGTGCGGACCCCCGGGCGACACTGGGAGCACCGGTGGGCGCTTTCGGTACTCAACACCGCCCTCGGCGGCGGTCTGAGTTCCCGTCTGTTCCAACAGATTCGGGAAAGCAGGGGACTGGCCTACTCGGTGTACTCGACGGTGGACACCTTCTCCGACAGCGGCGCGTTCTCGGTGTACGCCGGATGCCAGCCCGAGCGATTCGACGAGGTGGTCCGGGTGACCACCGACGTGTTGGAAACTGTTGCGCGCGACGGCATCACCGCCGACGAATGCCGCATCGCCAAGGGATCGCTGCGGGGCGGCCTGGTGCTCGGGTTGGAAGATTCGGCGTCCCGCATGCACCGGATCGGCCGCAGTGAACTCAACTACGGTGAACACCGAAGCCTGGAGCACACATTGGCCCAGATCGAGGCCGTCACGCTTGACGAGGTCAACGCCGTCGCGCGCCGGCTGTTGACCCGGGAATACGGCGCGGCCGTGCTCGGTCCGTCGGAACTGGCTCTGCCGCAAAGGCTTCAAGCAATCGCCGGTTAG